The following nucleotide sequence is from Paenibacillus andongensis.
TAGTAAATTTAGCCCACCATCCGTCTGTCCGCCTTTTTAACAATTTAAAAACAGAAACAGACCCGCAGCAACGTTGGCTGCGGGTCTTAGTGTACTTTTAAATGGGATAAGCGCCGAACAAAAAGAGGAGCTGCCGCGAGGCAAACTCCTTCACTATTGTTCTCTGTTACTTCGGTAGCGATAATTGCGTGCGTGAATAAGACTCATCCACTGGATTCTTGCCATCTTAACTACTAGGAAGCGTTTCGTTTAGATGACACTATTCTAAGTCATTTCGGGGATGCGGATTAATCGGGGGATATAAGAATTGATTATCGAATTGATTATCTTTCTTCGGAGCATGATCATCAGGTTTTTCGCTTTCATCTGGTGTTTCAGCAGCAGTCATAGCCGATATAGCTTCAAAGCTCACGAAGTCTTCGACTTCATCAAACTGGTTGTTTTCAGTCATTGCAAGCCTCCTTAAGGTGGATTTCATTACTAGGCAATTATTCGCCTTATATTTACTTTTTATTCAGACGTTTTGGCTCCCTAAAAAGAGAATCCGGAGTTCAACTGAACCGGAAGTTACTTAGATCAATCGAGACTAGCAGCAGATCCTTGACTGGCTCCAGATTGGGTCCACGAAGATATGCGCGCCGTTTTGTCGGGAAACGAAGCCCTTCAATCTCGACGAAGTCGTAGACATATTGCGCCGCTGGAAAGCCACCTGAAACATCGACATGGTAGTCGTGCCTGCGTAGTAATAAATCATCGCCAAAGTAGAAGTCTTGCTCCTTGCTATGACTGGCGACGTGTTCGGGAAAGCGCACACGCAAACCGTGCCAGAGCTCGTTGCCCTCTTGTAATGGGGTGATTTCGCTGACCTCGAATCCTGGCATGACCATGAAAAAAGGCGTTGTCAGGTATGTCCACATTGCGTACCCGTTGAAATATGCGCGATGAAGCGGGTCCCACGGTGTGTTCATCGTATGGTTAGCAAATAAGGTCCTAGGATCGTATTTCTCGCGGACGGTTTCCCCAGAGAGGGTCTCAATCGCGATACGATCGGGCGTAAAGGCAGTACGCCAATCCGGTTGACCAAAGGGAGTAACAGATGCGTTTTCCGAATGAAGCGCGACTGTCATCTCACGAGGATTGGAATCTTGTACGAGCCCTTTCAATGCCCATAAACCGCCACCGGTGACAATCGTGGCAGTCAGTGAACTAAATTTTTCCCATCTGTCTATTCCGCCGTGCGTGTCAATAACTTTTGCCAATAGGTTGTTCATATTCTCCTCCTTAATCCGAAAGATGATTCGACTATGAAAATGAGTTTTATTAATCACCTTTATTTACTTTACAATCATTACAGCACAATGAGAGTGCTGGACCACTTTATGGCTTACACTTCCCACGAATAACTCTGAGAAGAGGCTAAGTCCCCTACTACCCATTACGATAAGGTCGTAATCTCCTTCTTTTGCCTTCTTGCATATCATCTCTGCAGGATCTCCAATATAGCATTCGGTATCATATTGTATTGATGACCCTGAAAAGGCCTGTGCGGATTCCTCTAAAATCCTCCTAACTTCCGCTACTTGCAATTGTTCAATATCCACTCCGTAAGCAACTGTATTGATATTGTTACTAGGAATGATATGAAGAAGCGTTATACGGGCATTTATCCCAATGTTTTGCGCCAACCATTTAGCCGATTTCAGTGCATGTTTGGAATGTTCGGAACCGTCAACTGGAACCAAAAACCGTTCATACATGTTGTCACTCCCCTTTTTATAAAATCTTATTTTTATAATAAAACCCATGACGGTGATTATTGTGATGTAACTTTAGAATAATAGCGATTAAATCTGTACGAGCGAACTAGCTCGATAAAATGGAAAAATAGTTTCATTGAAAATTACTGCTAATCGAGCAAATGTGTCTTGAACCATTCCACGGCTGCGCTGCTCGATTGGTCGAAATATTGCGTGTACGGATCAAAATGTCCTCCCGGTATCAGCACCAGTTTTTTGGGCTCCAGTGCTTGCTCGTATGCAGCAAGTGCCAAATCGGTAGGAGTTATAAAATCGTTTTTTGCAACCAATATTAACAGCGGCGTAGGAGTAATATTGGCAACATTTCCTGCGAATGCCTCGGCAAATGTGGTTTGAGACTTATTCGCGAATACGGTTTCCCAGTCGCTCTTTGTTGATTTATCCTAGAACCCTTTATTTTGTAAACTAATACTTTCAAACTATTGAATAGGAGTGATTGAGAGCTTTGTAAGCTTTATTTAAAGACCGCCATTGTACAGCTAATGTGCATTTTAAAACTAACGAAGATCCCTTTTAATTAAGCTTTGACAGCATTTGCTGAACCCCAGAGCGCTCCAGGGTTTACTCGATTAGGATAAAGATCAAGCATTGCATTGTATAAATCTAAAACGTTGTCTGTTTCTTTATCCAAACGAATAAAGTCTAACAGATATTGTTTAGTTTCATCCAAAATTTTTGGTTTATTATCATTTTCAGGGACTTTATGACCCGTAATAACAAATTTAGAATTTAATTCTTTCAAGCCATCGATCGCTAGGATCCATTCAAGTCGAGAACTCTCTGTTGTTTCAGCTAGATGCTGATGGATTCCGTTGTAAACAACATCACCTGCCACCAGTAATTCAATATCTGGAATCCATAATGACGTTGTATTTGCTGTATCCGTAAATCCAGCTTCAATGATTTCCAACCCATGTTCTTCAAGTTCAAAAGAATTTGAATCGATCACATCGGGAAAAACTTGGGGTTGAGGAATTTGATTAGGGAATAATTTACCCCAAAAACTTTCAATATGTTTTGGACTTCCTTGTTTATAACTCACTTCAACAGATCCTTTTGTTGCTAGTGCTTTAACATTTGGAAATGCCTCTTTTATTTGTTTGATTCCAAAGAAATGATCGCCGTGACCATGCGTGATATAGATGTATTTTAAGTTACGATCAAAAGACTTTATCCAATCAATCAATTTTTGGTTTTGTCCAATTGTAGTAAAAGTATCCACTAAAACTGCGTCTTTTTCTCCATAAATTAAAGTAGCAGTATTGGAAACCCATTGAAGTTCTTCTTTTCCTTTTGGCAGGTTTCTTGTGAGACCGGCACGTTTTACGCATAATTCAGCGAATTGTAAGTTTGATATTTTAATCATCCTTAAATTTTATTTTTACTATACGATAACCTCAGGAATGACTGAAAACCCATCCACACCCAATAAATAGCAGCAGTATTTTTCAATTACATGTAGTATGCGGGCTAAAGATTCTCCAGATACGATGAGTGACAACGTGTCGGTTTTTAGTTTTAAAATATGGTTTTCCAACTCAACTTCAGATTGAGTTGGTTGTCCTGCTTTCAAGCTGTTTTGCAATAATTAATTCCTTACCGATCGTTCGCGGCTTTGGACGAAACATAAGCTGATGTCTGATGAAATTAATGTTTTTAGGCTGATCCATTATAAAGAAACAGCGTCGGTTAAAGTCTCTAAAAAGAAAGTCTTAGACTGCCGCCGCGGTTTCAGCGTGTTATTCATTTAGTCCGCTTCAACCGAACGCTCCAACCATGTGTTGACCTCTTCTAACCGTTTGGTATAAGCTTCACGGATCGTATATGCAGCTTGAGATCCAACTGCCAAACGAAGCGGCGAATTGTCGCTTTTTATAACAGAAATAATCAGTTGCACTGCTTTTGCCGGGTCGCCGGTCTCGATGTTCGATATACCTTTCTCGTATGCTCCATACAACGGAGCATATTCTTGTTTCTTCTCGGTATGCTGCATCGATTCGCCAAAAAACTTTGTTGCGTACACGGAAGGCTCCACGATCGTCGTCTTGATCCCGAAGCTTGCAAACTCTTGCGCGAACGCTTCGGAAAAGCTTTCAACTGCAAACTTGGATGTTGCTCTTTAATATTTTCTTCCGAAATTTTCCTTTGCAAATTCCATAATTTGCTCCGCATTTGAATTGAATTCTATTTTAGTGAATTCATTTAGTAACTGTAATATTTGATTCGCTGCTTGGAAATTTTCATTCGCAATTTGGGCTTGTATGCTCTCTGAGCCGTGGATTTTTACATTCTCTCTTAAAATTTCCAGCATTACTTCCATTTTATTGTGACAATTTATAAAATCTTGCATGGATTTCTCTGTTGATGCAACTTTAGAATATTTAGAATAATAACGATTAAATCTGACTGAATAAATCAACACATAGATAACGATTAGCGCAGCAAACAAATTTAGAAGAACCAACGAGAAGTTCAAACTAAAAAATTGAGTCAGCACTCCGACGCCAACAGGGGGAACAATGAATCCGGCGTAGGCGCATAAATAAAAAGCCGAGATAACTCGAGGACGTTCTTCCGGCTTCGGCAACTGACTGGCTAATCTTAAAGAAACTTGAAACGTCCACCCACCGCCGATAGCTTGAATAAAGATGCCGATCCAAAGCAAATTTAAACTTGCTGTCTGTCCGGAATAAACAATGACCCACGATCCAATGGCAAGAAACAGGATTCCTAGGCACATCCTTGTAACGGGATTACGCGGCCAAGGAAAGAACTGCATCAAGGCCCCACCGCCAAGAAGCAGCAAAATTAGCAAACCGGAAATAGAGAGATTGGCAGTGTGAATGACGTTCTTGGCGAAAGAAGGAATAAGAGAAAACACAATTCCATTTAACGTGAAAACAGTAAAGATTGGAAGTCCGATAAAAGACCAAAAATGGGAACGAATATTGTCGGGAACACCGAGCGAAATCTTAGTTTTAGCCGGTTTCTGCGTTTGGGAATCTTCGTGCTTCGGTAATATTTCCAGAAATACCAAGGAGCTTAATAACATGACGAGCAGAATCCAATACGGCAAACGAAGCGGCTCAAAATGCAAATATTGCACGACTAAACCTGCAATGGCGGGGCCCAGGCCAAAACCAATGGTTACTGTTACTCCTGATAACTTAATTGCCGTACTCACTTTATCGTGAGAGGTTTGTTTTAATAAAAAAGCGCTGGCTGTACCTGTAAAAGCGCCATAGGCGATGCCTTCCAAAATCCTTGCCGCATAGAGCATCCAAACGTTGAAACTCCCTATAAAGAGCAACGTCGATGCGATGGAAATCCATATACTGAAGCGAAGAACACGTTTCAATCCCCAAGCGCTTCCTCTCGCTCCCACGACAAGCAAAGTGGGCAGCAGGATAGCGGCATAAACGGCAAACAATATGGTGATTTCCAGACTGCTCAGCCGATAATGCTCCCCATATAAAGGGAATAATGAGGAGATAAACGTAGCTCCGCAGGACATCATAAGAACAACCCAAAGCATTCTTTTCATTTCAGTAATT
It contains:
- a CDS encoding universal stress protein, translated to MGFIIKIRFYKKGSDNMYERFLVPVDGSEHSKHALKSAKWLAQNIGINARITLLHIIPSNNINTVAYGVDIEQLQVAEVRRILEESAQAFSGSSIQYDTECYIGDPAEMICKKAKEGDYDLIVMGSRGLSLFSELFVGSVSHKVVQHSHCAVMIVK
- a CDS encoding MBL fold metallo-hydrolase, whose protein sequence is MIKISNLQFAELCVKRAGLTRNLPKGKEELQWVSNTATLIYGEKDAVLVDTFTTIGQNQKLIDWIKSFDRNLKYIYITHGHGDHFFGIKQIKEAFPNVKALATKGSVEVSYKQGSPKHIESFWGKLFPNQIPQPQVFPDVIDSNSFELEEHGLEIIEAGFTDTANTTSLWIPDIELLVAGDVVYNGIHQHLAETTESSRLEWILAIDGLKELNSKFVITGHKVPENDNKPKILDETKQYLLDFIRLDKETDNVLDLYNAMLDLYPNRVNPGALWGSANAVKA
- a CDS encoding MFS transporter — encoded protein: MKRMLWVVLMMSCGATFISSLFPLYGEHYRLSSLEITILFAVYAAILLPTLLVVGARGSAWGLKRVLRFSIWISIASTLLFIGSFNVWMLYAARILEGIAYGAFTGTASAFLLKQTSHDKVSTAIKLSGVTVTIGFGLGPAIAGLVVQYLHFEPLRLPYWILLVMLLSSLVFLEILPKHEDSQTQKPAKTKISLGVPDNIRSHFWSFIGLPIFTVFTLNGIVFSLIPSFAKNVIHTANLSISGLLILLLLGGGALMQFFPWPRNPVTRMCLGILFLAIGSWVIVYSGQTASLNLLWIGIFIQAIGGGWTFQVSLRLASQLPKPEERPRVISAFYLCAYAGFIVPPVGVGVLTQFFSLNFSLVLLNLFAALIVIYVLIYSVRFNRYYSKYSKVASTEKSMQDFINCHNKMEVMLEILRENVKIHGSESIQAQIANENFQAANQILQLLNEFTKIEFNSNAEQIMEFAKENFGRKY